A single window of Microbispora hainanensis DNA harbors:
- a CDS encoding ROK family protein, protein MDGTAPFSGGIEAGGTKWVCAVADAGGEVLATEVIPTTTPETTIGAALRFFGGHPPIAALGIGTFGPVDVRPGSPTYGRILATPKPGWADVDVVSPFRAELGVPVRLDTDVNAAALGEWRRGAGAGLGTIAYMTVGTGIGVGAVVNGGLVHGLLHPEFGHIRIPHDTGRDPFAGSCPFHGDCLEGLASGEAMRRRWGRRAEHLDDPSAWELEAGYIALALVNLTYALSPERIVVGGGVAKHPALLPAVRARLLTLTAGYPGPPVPAGPAAMDEYVTGPALGDRSGVAGAVELARAARSEAPASW, encoded by the coding sequence GTGGACGGAACTGCCCCGTTCTCCGGGGGAATCGAGGCGGGCGGGACGAAGTGGGTGTGCGCGGTCGCCGACGCCGGGGGAGAGGTCCTCGCGACCGAGGTGATCCCCACGACCACGCCGGAGACGACCATCGGCGCCGCGCTGCGGTTCTTCGGCGGCCATCCGCCCATCGCCGCGCTCGGCATCGGCACCTTCGGCCCGGTGGACGTGCGGCCGGGCTCGCCGACGTACGGCCGCATCCTGGCCACGCCCAAGCCGGGCTGGGCGGACGTCGACGTCGTCTCCCCCTTCCGCGCCGAGCTGGGCGTACCCGTCCGTCTGGACACGGACGTCAACGCCGCCGCGCTGGGGGAATGGCGCCGTGGAGCGGGCGCGGGGCTCGGCACGATCGCGTACATGACCGTGGGCACCGGCATCGGTGTGGGGGCGGTGGTGAACGGCGGGCTCGTGCACGGGCTCCTGCATCCGGAGTTCGGGCACATCCGCATCCCGCACGACACGGGCAGGGACCCGTTCGCGGGGAGCTGCCCCTTCCACGGCGACTGCCTCGAAGGGCTTGCGTCGGGCGAGGCGATGCGCCGCCGGTGGGGGCGTCGTGCCGAGCACCTGGACGACCCGTCGGCCTGGGAGCTCGAGGCCGGATACATCGCCCTCGCGCTCGTGAACCTGACCTACGCGCTGTCGCCCGAGCGGATCGTCGTCGGCGGGGGCGTCGCCAAGCACCCCGCGCTGCTGCCCGCCGTGCGGGCGCGGCTGCTCACCCTCACCGCCGGTTATCCGGGGCCGCCGGTGCCCGCCGGTCCTGCGGCGATGGACGAGTACGTCACCGGCCCCGCCCTCGGCGATCGTTCGGGGGTGGCCGGAGCCGTGGAGCTCGCACGCGCGGCGCGGTCCGAGGCGCCCGCGTCGTGGTGA
- a CDS encoding glycoside hydrolase family 68 protein, whose protein sequence is MNGVAEPVRGEPARWTRRHLAAPVGGPATTAPVIGLPAPPRVLPHDDVWDLWPIQEEDGSTTVVGGRELWIALAAPALGHPEERHDHARLRLLGRDAGGWTDLGHVFADGASPGSREWSGSTVRRPDGTVSVFYTAAGRRGEARPTFTQTVVEARARLVTDGGRILLDPAAEHREVLRSDGVTYLPADDIEGGPGRIKAFRDPGWFRDPADGREYLLVAASVAASPGAGHAFIGAVALAAATPGGWSLRPPLLVADGVNHEIERPHIVVHGSSYYLFFCTQRQSFHPRGSAPTGLYGFVAPTLAGPYTPLNGSGLVLANPAEEPDQAYAWLVLPDLKVVSFLNYRSIGGPDPWTAGPGAARAAFGGTIAPVLELTLREDATSVVVPASAGAVSG, encoded by the coding sequence GTGAACGGCGTCGCGGAACCGGTGCGGGGCGAGCCCGCGCGCTGGACGCGGCGGCACCTCGCCGCGCCGGTCGGCGGCCCGGCGACGACGGCGCCGGTCATCGGCCTTCCCGCGCCGCCGCGCGTGCTGCCCCACGACGACGTCTGGGATCTGTGGCCGATCCAGGAGGAGGACGGCTCGACGACCGTGGTCGGGGGCCGCGAGTTGTGGATCGCGCTCGCCGCGCCCGCCCTCGGCCACCCCGAGGAGCGTCACGACCACGCCCGTCTCCGGCTGCTCGGCAGGGACGCCGGCGGCTGGACCGACCTCGGCCACGTCTTCGCCGACGGCGCCTCGCCGGGCAGCCGCGAATGGTCGGGATCGACGGTCCGCAGACCGGACGGCACGGTGTCGGTGTTCTACACGGCCGCCGGCCGCCGAGGTGAGGCCCGCCCGACGTTCACCCAGACCGTCGTGGAGGCCCGCGCCCGGCTGGTGACCGACGGCGGCCGGATCCTGCTCGACCCGGCCGCCGAGCACCGGGAGGTCCTCCGTTCGGACGGCGTGACCTACCTGCCGGCCGACGACATCGAGGGCGGACCCGGGCGCATCAAGGCGTTCCGCGATCCCGGCTGGTTCCGCGACCCCGCCGACGGACGCGAATATCTGCTCGTCGCCGCGTCCGTCGCGGCGTCACCCGGCGCGGGCCACGCCTTCATAGGCGCGGTGGCCCTCGCCGCGGCGACGCCGGGCGGCTGGTCGCTGCGGCCGCCCCTCCTCGTGGCCGACGGAGTCAACCACGAGATCGAACGGCCCCACATCGTGGTGCACGGGTCGTCGTACTACCTGTTCTTCTGCACGCAGCGGCAGTCGTTCCACCCGAGGGGAAGCGCCCCCACCGGGCTCTACGGCTTCGTCGCGCCCACCCTCGCCGGGCCGTACACGCCGCTGAACGGCTCGGGGCTCGTGCTGGCCAATCCGGCGGAAGAGCCCGACCAGGCGTACGCCTGGCTGGTCCTGCCCGACCTGAAGGTCGTGAGCTTTCTCAACTACCGCTCCATCGGAGGGCCGGATCCGTGGACGGCCGGGCCCGGCGCGGCGCGGGCCGCCTTCGGCGGGACGATCGCGCCGGTGCTCGAACTCACCCTGCGCGAGGACGCCACCTCCGTGGTCGTTCCCGCGTCGGCGGGAGCCGTCAGCGGGTGA
- a CDS encoding LacI family DNA-binding transcriptional regulator, with product MSPRRVTLADVAKTAGVSPTTASLVLSGRGRELRISQDVEQRVLKAAAELQYRPNIVSVGLRTGTTRTIGFISDTVATTRLAGDMIKGALEAARERGFMLFIGETEGDAELERLLLQAMHDRQVDGIILASMYTRTIKVPKAMAAAPAVLLNALPKQPSPLPSVIPDEIEAGRVAARALLDAGHREGIHLIGAGPARRNVPAGGSVAAVERLIGIREVLAEAGVKPAGGHVCPDWQPEYGLALTRALLEKERPQALICFNDRLALGAYQALDDFGLKVPGDVSVVSFDDHPIASWMRPQLTTVALPHYELGRKAVDVLFTEIGRDREDDGGQGEVHRVPMPIRVRESIASRGA from the coding sequence GTGAGCCCACGACGGGTCACGCTGGCGGACGTCGCAAAGACCGCCGGCGTCTCGCCGACCACCGCGTCGCTCGTGCTGTCCGGACGGGGCCGGGAGCTGCGCATCTCCCAGGACGTCGAGCAGCGTGTCCTCAAGGCCGCCGCCGAGTTGCAGTATCGGCCGAACATCGTATCCGTAGGCCTGCGAACTGGGACAACTCGGACTATTGGCTTCATTTCCGACACGGTTGCCACGACGCGGCTCGCCGGCGACATGATCAAGGGAGCCTTGGAAGCCGCCCGGGAGCGCGGCTTCATGCTGTTCATCGGCGAAACGGAGGGCGACGCCGAGCTCGAACGGCTCCTGCTGCAGGCCATGCACGACCGTCAGGTGGACGGGATCATCCTGGCCTCGATGTACACGAGGACCATCAAGGTGCCGAAGGCCATGGCGGCCGCCCCCGCCGTCCTGCTCAACGCGCTCCCCAAGCAGCCGTCGCCGTTGCCCTCGGTCATCCCCGACGAGATCGAGGCCGGACGCGTCGCCGCGCGGGCCCTGCTCGACGCCGGTCATCGCGAGGGCATCCACCTGATCGGCGCCGGTCCCGCACGGCGCAACGTCCCGGCGGGTGGCAGCGTCGCGGCGGTCGAACGGCTCATCGGCATCCGCGAGGTGCTCGCCGAGGCGGGGGTCAAGCCGGCGGGCGGCCACGTCTGCCCCGACTGGCAGCCGGAATACGGCCTCGCCCTGACCCGGGCACTGTTGGAGAAGGAGCGCCCGCAGGCGTTGATCTGCTTCAACGACCGGCTCGCCCTCGGCGCCTACCAGGCACTCGACGACTTCGGGCTCAAGGTGCCCGGCGACGTGTCCGTCGTGTCCTTCGACGACCACCCGATCGCCTCGTGGATGCGCCCCCAGCTGACGACGGTGGCCCTCCCCCACTACGAGCTCGGCCGCAAGGCCGTCGACGTGCTGTTCACGGAGATCGGCCGCGACCGTGAGGACGACGGCGGGCAGGGCGAGGTGCATCGCGTGCCGATGCCCATCCGCGTCCGGGAGTCGATCGCGTCGCGGGGCGCCTGA
- a CDS encoding cellulose binding domain-containing protein — translation MRQRSIFTAVAAAALLVLASGRMALSDSLGAATPSSASAAVAAATSGCGKTPTLRSGSQTITTSGKSRSWILRIPDNYDNNHPYRLIFAYHWLNGTAQIVDSGGSDGSVWAYYGLKQLSNNSTIFIAPQGINNGWANSNNEDLTFTDDVLRLVENDLCVDTTQRFAMGWSYGGSMSFAVACARPTVFRAVAVYSGAQLSGCNGGTQPVAYMGIHGTHDSVLNISLGRQLRDRFVSNNGCTPTNPREPSQGSLTHIITNYSGCRAGYPVVWAAFDGDHTPSPNDGSTSTSGARTWTSAEVWKFFTQFQSGTTSPSPSPSASPSSSPSASPSASPSASPSASPSASPSGGSGACRVSATVNAWNEGLTEQIAITNTGSSTVNGWSLTFTLPSGQTITNGWNATYSPSSGQVTARNMSYNGTIAPGSTTEIGFQATHTGNAGKPTAFALNGNPCTIV, via the coding sequence TTGAGACAGAGATCCATCTTCACCGCTGTCGCGGCCGCCGCGCTTCTCGTCCTGGCCTCGGGACGCATGGCGCTGAGCGACAGCCTCGGTGCGGCCACGCCGTCCTCGGCGAGCGCCGCCGTCGCTGCGGCGACCTCCGGCTGCGGGAAGACCCCGACGCTGAGAAGCGGTTCGCAGACGATCACGACCAGCGGCAAGAGCCGCAGTTGGATCCTGCGGATTCCCGACAACTACGACAACAACCACCCCTACCGGCTGATCTTCGCGTACCACTGGCTGAACGGCACGGCGCAGATCGTCGACTCGGGCGGATCGGACGGATCCGTCTGGGCCTACTACGGGCTCAAGCAGCTCTCGAACAACAGCACGATCTTCATCGCACCCCAGGGCATCAACAACGGCTGGGCCAACAGCAACAACGAAGACCTGACGTTCACCGACGACGTGCTGCGGCTCGTCGAGAACGACCTCTGCGTCGACACGACGCAGCGCTTCGCCATGGGGTGGAGCTACGGCGGCTCGATGAGCTTCGCGGTCGCGTGCGCCCGGCCGACGGTCTTCCGCGCGGTCGCGGTCTACTCCGGCGCGCAGCTCAGCGGGTGCAACGGCGGCACCCAGCCGGTCGCGTACATGGGCATCCACGGCACCCACGACTCGGTCCTCAACATCTCCCTGGGCCGGCAGCTGCGCGACAGGTTCGTCTCGAACAACGGCTGCACCCCCACGAACCCCCGGGAGCCCTCGCAGGGCAGCCTGACGCACATCATCACCAACTACTCGGGATGCCGGGCCGGCTATCCGGTCGTATGGGCGGCGTTCGACGGCGACCACACGCCCTCCCCCAACGACGGGTCCACCTCCACGAGCGGCGCCAGGACCTGGACGTCGGCTGAGGTGTGGAAGTTCTTCACCCAGTTCCAGTCCGGGACGACGTCTCCGTCGCCGTCCCCCTCGGCTTCGCCCTCCTCGTCCCCGTCCGCGTCTCCGTCGGCGTCTCCGTCGGCGTCCCCGTCGGCTTCTCCGTCCGCGTCGCCCAGCGGCGGTTCGGGCGCCTGCCGGGTCAGCGCGACCGTCAACGCCTGGAACGAGGGCCTGACCGAGCAGATCGCCATCACCAACACCGGCTCCTCCACCGTCAACGGCTGGTCGCTGACCTTCACCCTGCCCAGCGGGCAGACCATCACCAACGGATGGAACGCCACCTACTCGCCCAGCAGCGGACAGGTCACGGCGCGGAACATGAGCTACAACGGCACGATCGCGCCCGGCTCCACCACTGAGATCGGCTTCCAGGCCACCCACACCGGCAACGCCGGCAAGCCCACGGCGTTCGCCCTCAACGGAAACCCCTGCACCATCGTCTGA
- a CDS encoding carbohydrate ABC transporter permease, whose protein sequence is MTRPTLRSNESAEGAGERRKRSSARAAGLRTPGWVAWLFVAPALIVYAVFVLRPIALTVQYSMYRWDGIGPSAWAGLGNYAKVFTDPDLFASILNAIKLIVFFSVIPVVLSLAIASTIRRIATSRLALVARTVLFLPQVIPLVAAGIAWSWLMSSTGLVNQLLRLVGLGGVARAWLGDFSTALPAVGVIGAWVLLGLCTILLLSGMSKIDPALYEAARMDGAGPLREFFSITVPSLRQEIGVCVTVTVIAALASFDIVYVSTQGGPGNATMVPGLEIYYLAFTERQVGMASALAVVLMVLVILVALPIQWLTKDRSS, encoded by the coding sequence ATGACACGGCCGACTCTCCGCTCGAACGAGTCCGCCGAGGGCGCGGGCGAGCGGAGGAAGCGGAGCTCCGCCCGCGCGGCGGGGCTCCGCACGCCGGGGTGGGTGGCCTGGCTGTTCGTGGCTCCGGCGCTCATCGTCTACGCGGTCTTCGTGCTACGGCCGATCGCCCTCACCGTCCAGTATTCGATGTATCGCTGGGACGGCATCGGCCCGTCCGCCTGGGCCGGGCTGGGCAACTACGCCAAGGTCTTCACCGACCCCGACCTGTTCGCCTCCATCCTCAACGCGATCAAGCTGATCGTGTTCTTCAGCGTGATCCCGGTGGTGCTGAGCCTCGCGATCGCCTCGACGATCCGCCGGATCGCCACGAGCCGGCTCGCGCTGGTGGCGCGGACGGTCCTGTTCCTGCCGCAGGTCATCCCGCTCGTCGCCGCCGGCATCGCCTGGAGCTGGCTGATGTCGTCGACCGGACTGGTCAACCAGCTGCTCAGGCTGGTCGGGCTCGGCGGGGTGGCACGCGCGTGGCTGGGCGACTTCTCCACCGCCCTGCCCGCGGTCGGCGTGATCGGGGCGTGGGTGCTGCTCGGCCTGTGCACGATCCTCCTGCTGTCCGGGATGAGCAAGATCGACCCGGCGCTCTACGAGGCGGCCCGGATGGACGGGGCGGGGCCGCTGCGGGAGTTCTTCTCGATCACCGTGCCCAGCCTGCGGCAGGAGATCGGCGTCTGCGTCACGGTGACCGTGATCGCCGCGCTGGCGAGCTTCGACATCGTGTACGTCTCCACCCAGGGCGGCCCGGGGAACGCGACCATGGTCCCGGGGCTGGAGATCTACTATCTGGCCTTCACCGAGCGGCAGGTGGGCATGGCGTCCGCGCTGGCCGTCGTGCTCATGGTGCTCGTCATCCTCGTCGCCCTTCCCATCCAGTGGCTCACCAAGGACAGGTCCTCATGA
- a CDS encoding siderophore-interacting protein, with translation MSVFLHGTVAEIEQITARMRRIRITGPGLRDLPWTPGTHIRLRVGDLRSPRSWLRGLLRTYSIWDYSAAGRLDLCILDHPSAGPGAQWSRRVRVGDPVALTSPDGRLVLREDAGYHLFAGDETATVAFGAMLRALPPSAIVHGAISVEGPGDHLPLNHADRLTWSCRPADRVDPAHLVDPGHLVDPTHLVDPAHLVDMVRSLELPDAPGVAYLAGEARSCQAVRLHLIRERGWPRRAVVVKPFWTPGRRGMD, from the coding sequence ATGAGCGTGTTCCTGCACGGAACGGTCGCCGAGATCGAGCAGATCACCGCGCGCATGCGCCGCATCCGGATCACCGGCCCCGGCCTGCGCGACCTGCCCTGGACGCCGGGGACGCACATCCGTCTGCGGGTCGGCGACCTCCGCTCGCCCCGCTCGTGGCTGCGCGGGTTGCTCCGCACCTACTCGATCTGGGACTACTCCGCCGCCGGCCGCCTCGACCTGTGCATACTCGACCACCCGTCCGCCGGGCCCGGAGCGCAGTGGTCGCGGCGGGTACGCGTCGGCGACCCGGTGGCCCTCACCTCGCCGGACGGCCGGCTCGTCCTCCGCGAGGACGCGGGCTATCACCTGTTCGCCGGCGACGAGACCGCGACCGTGGCCTTCGGAGCCATGCTGCGGGCGCTGCCGCCGTCCGCGATCGTGCACGGCGCGATCTCGGTCGAGGGCCCCGGCGACCATCTCCCGCTGAACCATGCGGATCGCCTGACATGGAGCTGCCGCCCGGCCGATCGCGTCGACCCCGCTCATCTGGTCGACCCTGGCCATCTCGTCGACCCTACCCATCTGGTCGACCCTGCCCATCTGGTCGACATGGTCCGCTCCCTGGAGCTTCCCGACGCGCCGGGCGTCGCGTACCTCGCCGGAGAGGCCCGCAGTTGCCAGGCCGTACGGCTCCATCTCATCCGCGAACGCGGCTGGCCGCGCAGGGCCGTCGTCGTGAAACCGTTCTGGACCCCCGGACGGCGCGGCATGGACTGA
- a CDS encoding VOC family protein produces the protein MDFVSIRIITDDVARLAGFYERATGVRARWASAEFAEIKTASATLAIGSTRTVPLFAPGAARPSADHSVIVEFLVDDVDGVHRSLTGHVEEFVQEPTTMPWGNRSLLLRDPDGNLVNFFTPVTPEAIARFTR, from the coding sequence ATGGACTTCGTGTCGATCCGCATCATCACCGACGACGTCGCGCGCCTCGCGGGCTTCTACGAGCGGGCCACGGGCGTGCGGGCACGCTGGGCGAGCGCGGAATTCGCCGAGATCAAGACCGCCTCCGCGACCCTCGCGATCGGCAGCACCCGCACCGTCCCGCTCTTCGCACCCGGCGCCGCCCGGCCGTCCGCCGACCACAGCGTGATCGTCGAGTTCCTCGTCGACGACGTGGACGGCGTGCACCGGAGCCTGACCGGCCACGTCGAGGAGTTCGTCCAGGAGCCCACCACGATGCCGTGGGGCAACCGGTCGCTCCTGCTCCGCGACCCCGACGGCAACCTGGTCAACTTCTTCACCCCCGTCACCCCGGAGGCAATCGCGAGGTTCACCCGCTGA
- a CDS encoding YafY family protein — MARPTHRVLTLLELLQSGGTRTMAELADRLGVDERTVRRYVDHLIDLDVPVESVRGRYGGYRLAPGYRMPPLMLSDDEALAVLLGLVAGRRAGLTTAAGTASETAAAKIRRVLPERLARRLDTVLESLAFTAPPGESAVPETAVLLCVADAVRHHRPISIRYTAADGRRSERTLHPYGLVAHSGRWYVTGADPEIGEDRTFRLDRIADARTLPGSFEPPAGFDPAQHVLAGFATARYRYDVVLRIQGTVEQIRARLPAAVATLADSGDEGWLRVEVRAERLDWLPPVLASLDRPFVIERPDELRDRVAALADRLAASARRTAE; from the coding sequence GTGGCCCGACCGACTCATCGCGTTCTCACGCTGCTGGAGCTCCTGCAGTCGGGCGGCACGCGGACGATGGCCGAGCTCGCCGACCGGCTCGGCGTCGACGAGCGCACCGTGCGGCGATATGTGGACCACCTGATCGACCTCGATGTGCCCGTCGAGTCGGTGCGCGGCCGATACGGCGGCTATCGCCTCGCCCCCGGATATCGCATGCCCCCGCTCATGCTGAGCGACGACGAGGCGCTCGCCGTGCTGCTCGGCCTGGTCGCCGGTCGCCGCGCGGGGCTGACGACGGCGGCGGGCACGGCGAGCGAGACGGCGGCGGCCAAGATCCGGCGCGTTCTGCCCGAGCGGCTCGCCCGCCGGCTCGACACCGTGCTCGAATCCCTCGCCTTCACGGCCCCGCCCGGCGAGTCCGCCGTTCCCGAGACCGCCGTGTTGCTCTGCGTCGCCGACGCGGTGCGCCATCACCGGCCGATCTCGATCAGGTATACCGCCGCCGATGGTCGGCGCAGCGAGCGCACGCTGCATCCGTACGGGCTCGTCGCCCATTCGGGCCGGTGGTACGTCACGGGCGCGGATCCGGAGATCGGCGAGGACCGGACCTTCCGGCTGGATCGCATCGCGGACGCGAGGACGCTGCCCGGCTCGTTCGAGCCGCCCGCCGGGTTCGATCCGGCGCAGCACGTCCTGGCCGGATTCGCCACGGCTCGATATCGGTACGACGTGGTGCTGCGGATCCAGGGGACGGTCGAGCAGATCCGCGCCCGGCTTCCCGCCGCCGTCGCGACCCTGGCGGATTCCGGGGACGAGGGCTGGCTCCGGGTCGAGGTGCGCGCGGAGCGGCTCGACTGGCTGCCTCCGGTGCTCGCCTCACTCGACCGGCCGTTCGTCATCGAGCGGCCGGACGAGCTGCGCGACCGTGTCGCGGCGCTCGCGGACCGGCTCGCGGCTTCCGCCCGCAGGACCGCAGAGTGA
- a CDS encoding ABC transporter substrate-binding protein, which produces MSRRIRWNGAALAVVMGGTLAAGCGAPGGDAPQPEATSASLSAAPTCGTAPVTLNAYIETGFPLPKELSTEFSKQYPNVKWNIREDQFAVITQNAPRVLADDPPDLMRLPQVSELVKNNLLKNLDGYAKAFGWDSWPASQLEQMRLAPGGKTRGEGSLYAMGLNFSMTGVFYNKKLAAKIGMSSPPATLDELDDALAKAKSAGITPIAQFNGGATGGLAFPLQDLMAAYGPPGPINDWIYQKQGATIDTPSNLDATRHLEKWIKGGYFWKDVNAVDYATMMSRFIKGDGLFMFNGDWESGNLDKQMPGDVGFFLMPPAQQGGKQAAMSAPLTYGISSRAKNADCAAFFLNWVATDPKAREIGVKVGGSHPMGPADAPMPEVADDTVTASTLAAGAKIAEDNGAMDFIANATGAIYAKSWTPQLQKLVAGQQTPEALLKSVQSDYTSQVGGS; this is translated from the coding sequence ATGTCGCGTCGAATTCGCTGGAACGGGGCCGCGCTCGCGGTCGTGATGGGAGGGACGCTGGCGGCGGGCTGCGGGGCGCCCGGCGGCGACGCCCCTCAGCCGGAGGCCACCAGCGCGTCCCTGTCGGCCGCGCCGACCTGTGGCACGGCACCGGTAACGCTCAACGCCTATATCGAGACCGGCTTCCCCCTGCCGAAGGAGCTCAGCACCGAGTTCTCCAAGCAGTATCCGAACGTGAAGTGGAACATCCGCGAAGACCAGTTCGCGGTGATCACGCAGAACGCGCCGCGCGTCCTCGCCGACGACCCGCCGGACCTGATGCGGCTTCCCCAGGTGTCGGAGCTGGTCAAGAACAACCTGCTGAAGAACCTCGACGGCTACGCCAAGGCGTTCGGCTGGGACTCCTGGCCCGCCTCCCAGCTGGAGCAGATGCGCCTGGCTCCCGGCGGGAAGACGCGCGGCGAGGGGTCGCTGTACGCCATGGGGCTGAACTTCAGCATGACCGGCGTGTTCTACAACAAGAAGCTCGCCGCCAAGATCGGCATGTCGTCCCCGCCGGCCACCCTGGACGAGCTGGACGACGCGCTGGCGAAGGCCAAGAGCGCGGGCATCACCCCGATCGCCCAGTTCAACGGAGGGGCCACCGGCGGTCTCGCCTTCCCCCTTCAGGACCTCATGGCCGCGTACGGTCCCCCGGGGCCGATCAACGACTGGATCTACCAGAAGCAGGGCGCCACGATCGACACCCCGTCGAACCTGGACGCGACGCGGCACCTGGAGAAGTGGATCAAGGGTGGCTACTTCTGGAAGGACGTCAACGCCGTCGACTACGCGACGATGATGAGCCGCTTCATCAAGGGCGACGGCCTGTTCATGTTCAACGGCGACTGGGAGTCGGGCAACCTCGACAAGCAGATGCCGGGCGACGTGGGCTTCTTCCTGATGCCGCCGGCGCAGCAGGGCGGCAAGCAGGCCGCGATGTCGGCGCCCCTCACCTACGGGATCAGCTCCAGGGCGAAGAACGCCGACTGCGCGGCGTTCTTCCTCAACTGGGTGGCGACCGACCCGAAGGCCCGTGAGATCGGCGTGAAGGTCGGCGGGTCGCACCCCATGGGCCCGGCGGACGCCCCCATGCCCGAGGTGGCCGACGACACGGTCACGGCGAGCACGCTGGCGGCGGGCGCGAAGATCGCCGAGGACAACGGCGCGATGGACTTCATCGCCAACGCCACCGGCGCGATCTACGCCAAGAGCTGGACGCCCCAGCTGCAGAAGCTGGTCGCAGGGCAGCAGACCCCCGAAGCGCTGCTGAAGTCGGTGCAGAGCGACTACACGAGCCAGGTCGGGGGGAGCTGA
- a CDS encoding carbohydrate ABC transporter permease, whose product MIVGRRETWTGRLLLVVLMAVTLMPFVSLFVTALHPSGSYPSGLEWPSDPQWGNFVEAFKAARMIELVKSSTLIVLGVVPLSLLLGTLAGFAIGHLRMAGRNLVFLLFVLGLTLPFEGIITPLYYQVRDMGLLNTRWAIILPLIGLFMPFAVFWMRAHFVNMPDELSESARMDGANVWQLFWRIHVPLAMPALSSLAILLFLWTWNQFLLAIVLVDDPLKRTMSGALGAFQGQWGTNMPLLCAGSLLILAPTLVIFLIFQRRFVTALLQGSLKG is encoded by the coding sequence ATGATCGTCGGGCGTCGGGAGACGTGGACCGGAAGGCTGCTGCTCGTCGTGCTGATGGCGGTCACGCTCATGCCGTTCGTGAGCCTGTTCGTCACCGCGCTGCACCCGTCCGGCAGCTACCCCTCGGGCCTGGAGTGGCCGAGCGATCCGCAGTGGGGCAACTTCGTCGAGGCGTTCAAGGCCGCCCGGATGATCGAGCTGGTGAAGTCGAGCACGCTCATCGTGCTCGGCGTGGTGCCCCTCTCGCTGCTGCTCGGGACGCTGGCGGGGTTCGCCATCGGTCACCTGCGGATGGCGGGACGCAACCTGGTGTTCCTGCTGTTCGTGCTCGGGCTGACGCTGCCGTTCGAGGGCATCATCACGCCGCTGTACTACCAGGTGCGCGACATGGGGCTGCTGAACACCAGATGGGCGATCATCCTGCCGCTCATCGGGCTGTTCATGCCGTTCGCGGTCTTCTGGATGCGGGCGCACTTCGTCAACATGCCCGACGAGCTGTCGGAGAGCGCCCGCATGGACGGCGCGAACGTGTGGCAGCTCTTCTGGCGCATCCACGTGCCGCTGGCCATGCCGGCGCTGTCGTCCCTGGCCATCCTGTTGTTCCTGTGGACCTGGAACCAGTTCCTCCTGGCGATCGTCCTCGTCGACGACCCGTTGAAGCGGACGATGTCCGGGGCCCTGGGCGCCTTCCAGGGGCAGTGGGGCACCAACATGCCGCTGCTCTGCGCGGGTTCGCTGCTGATCCTGGCTCCTACACTCGTGATCTTCCTGATCTTCCAGCGCCGGTTCGTCACGGCTCTGCTGCAAGGCTCTCTGAAGGGATGA
- a CDS encoding MerR family transcriptional regulator: MKSSDELTIGELADRFGLATHVLRHWESMGLIEPARRAGGRRRYGQDALVRVALILMGKEAGLGLRDLSAVLSAPDPMDHRDLLRRHAAALEQRIEQARAAKDLIEHALDCPHRFAECAHAREQIAARIPPG; this comes from the coding sequence ATGAAGTCAAGCGACGAGCTGACCATCGGCGAGCTGGCGGACCGGTTCGGTCTGGCCACGCACGTGCTGCGCCACTGGGAGAGCATGGGGCTGATCGAACCCGCGCGGCGGGCGGGTGGTCGGCGCCGCTACGGACAGGACGCGCTGGTGCGCGTGGCGCTGATCCTGATGGGCAAGGAGGCCGGGCTCGGGTTGCGCGACCTGAGCGCCGTGCTGTCCGCCCCCGACCCGATGGACCACCGCGACCTGTTGCGCCGCCACGCCGCCGCGCTGGAGCAGCGCATCGAGCAGGCACGGGCGGCCAAAGACCTGATCGAGCACGCCCTCGACTGCCCGCACAGGTTCGCGGAGTGCGCGCACGCCCGCGAGCAGATCGCGGCGCGTATCCCACCCGGCTGA